AGCGCAACCCCCATGTGAAAGCCAATTCGGCCGCAGACCTTACTTCACATGCACATTTCTTGCCAAggcaaaaagtgttttttctttttagggGCACTGCAGTTGGCAGTCACATTGGCCCATTGGCCATTTGGCCGTTTGGCCAACCATTTGTCTGCGGCAGACAGCGATGACGATCCGAATGACGACGGGGCGTgcattttgtttacatttgcTGGCCAAAAAAGCGAAAGAGCCGGCCCAAAAGGGAAGCCGTTTCGACGTTTTTTTGGGTAGCCAGCTTATGATTAATTGCCCCTTGCAGGCGCCGGTCCAACCTCCTcgacaaaaaagaaaagaaataccATTTGAAGCCAGCAAGCAGGGGCACTAAAACCTCACTTGTTAAtaccgaaaaattaacgcaaaTTATTTCAACGCACGCTGCAAATGATGGCCAAGTTAATTCCGAGGGGCGTATCGAAAGCCAAGAAACGGCGAGGGGAGCAGACCTCGTATTTAGATGGTAATTAAAATTGATGTGAGCTCATTTCGAACTGAAGGAGTGGAGGGGAAAGGAGCTGAAAAAAACCGTTGATTGAAATTGGAAACGAAGTTGATAATGGACGAGGGTAATGGAAATAGTAAAACCGTCGGCAGGAGGCTGGAAAAGTCTATACGGCGGCAAAGGTCTTTGGGCCATTGCCTAGAAGGTTTCAATTAAACGCCAGTTAAAAAGAGGAGTCAGCTTTACTATCCCGCAGATGAGCTCTTAGCTAGTTCATTAAAATGTGCCCAGaaggcaaataaaattaattgcttGGGCATATATTTAGGCAGTTTGAAGTATCTGGAATTTATACCAAATTAAGAGCTTCTAAGTTCCCCAAAAATGGAATTCATTCGGGGAAATCTTTAAACATGATTAACCCTTCAAAAGTTGGTCTCTCCATTTTTAACCTATGCCCTGACACCTCTTCAATTCTCATTAGCCCCTAACAATATCTACTTGAACACTTCACATGCCCGTTGCGTAACCGGTCTCATTGAATTGAGTTTTCCTTATTGGCTCGTTTATTGGCTCCATTCAGCCTCATCTATCTGCACTTCGGGCCACTTCAGATCCGATCAGTTCCATTGTGACCGCTCTCAATGGACCCCCACTTCAGCGGGCAAGTTGGTTACTAATTTTTTGCAATTGTATCTACGGGATCTAGCTATCCAGCTATCCATCCAGGCGTCCACTTGTAATTGTATCTATGCAGCAGTCGGCGTTTCAATAAACCGCACTAATGAAGCCCATTCAAAGTGCAATGGTGTACCATAGCACAAGCCCCCGCCCTTTGGGATCCCGTCCTTTAGGACTTTTCCGCTTGGCGTCGATTTTAATGGGCGCGAATATTAATGACATTTCCATTGCATTTGGCGGAGCCCAAAGAAAACCCTTGTCAGCATAATTACGAGCTGTCACCGCATTTTCCCCTCTCTGCCAGTGGAATGTCTAGGACTATCTACGCTGTTTTTTCGcagatttttttctttttcagtgGTTTTATTACTTCTggctgttttttatttggtttattATCTGGGATATTTTCCATATGCGGCTGAGCCGTGGTAAAGTATAGATACACTCGGAAAAtggttgaaaattaaatacttaACGGCAACTTTGAtgggattttttgaaattatttgtGTAAAAACTAATTTAGAACAAAGtagtattttcttttattttttaaaatattttttacattttttggaaaagtcttcttattcaattaaaaatcaaattgttGAATAAAGCCtttgaaaaaagtttatataaCTTTTGTAGACTTTCAATGCTAATATTTgtcttttttataaatgtgtATGCACTTCCTTTGCtcttcaaataaaattaaatgcatttaaatattatattaattagtCATCCGATCTGGCTGCCTGACTTTCCAACTGCCTGGGCGATTCTCCATTATTTTGGAATGGAAATGAGTATGATGGCAGTGGGGGGCGTGTCAGGCGGCCATGCGGAGTACGATTCCCAGCCGACTTATCCCCTCACTGCGCGCCAAAGTTAAAGTGCAGCTGTGGCTGTGTTCTCAGACTTTTCAGAGGCACTGTTCCTGTTGCATGCCTCAATGCACTTCCACTTGCCGCGCAGCCAGCCaaacaaccaaccaaccaagaACTCGAGGGGCAGCCGCGAAAATGGAGTTGTTGCGATACCTTCAAGTACGAGAATTATTCcgcttttctttatttccaTGTTGCCATAATTGCGAGGTAGTCGCCATCGTCGTCGCTGCAATTCTTTCATCAAAGTGCGCCTCATCagcgaaaaaaatatttaaaaaaaaccggGGAAAAGCGAGGGAAAGCCCCGGCCCCCCTCGAACCCGATCTATCCCTTGACTCTGTCTCGCTTTTCGCGCGGTAATTAAAGCAAACTGCGAATTTTTTTCGGCGCTTTTCAGAGCtgtaattaaaaatggcaaaagttttgtttttgttttcagcgCTTTTGTTGCATGCAGCATGGTCGACTGTGTGGGAAAAAACCGCGTCAAAAGCAACGGAAATGCAATGGAACACGGTGCCCGCACTCAGTCTCggtttttccccattttcccccgTTTTCCTACCATTTTCCTAGGGTTTCCCCCATCCAGCCTCCGGTCGCAGCCCTTTCCTTCGCTGCGTTTTTGtacatttcatttttggtttttatttttgcatggCATTGATATGGCAAAAGTTGTCGGATTGCCGTTGTTTCGGGACCTTGGGTTTGAGCAGTTATGACCGCAAAATCAGCTTAAAGTTGTGCAGTCCGATGAAGCTGAAAAGCCGGCGAACTGTGAGTTCGCAATGAAAAGCGGGATGGAAAAGGCAGGAGCTGCTGGCAGAACATCGCCGAGTAACTTGAGATGTGTTTAAAAAAGGGTGTACCTTTACTATAATTTTCAAAGGTTTATTTGCGTTTTAATATACATTGGGAACTTACTTAGGGATAacaataattgaaaaataaagtaacaaATTTATGTTCTCTTttggctatttttaattttagtagTTAACCacaaaacttatttaaaacaatttttaaaaatgattaaataaCCCCTTTTAGGAAATACACTATTGGaataatttccaaaaatatcctaattgtaaatattttgtaactatTGTTATACAACGACTGGtattagaatttttaatgtttaaaaaaatttggtaaGCTTTATTAATCTGTTTAAGCTTTTAAAAGCCGCTTTTAAGCCGGGCTGTAAAATACTATAATACTGATATGCAGGATATGTTTTAGCTTTTAAGCCGGGCTGTAAAATACTATAATACTGATATGCAGGATATGTTTTAGCTAGTTCCTGAAATTACTGAACtccctttaaaataaaaatgtgctTGATCGGCAATTAACCCTACCACCATTTACATGCAATCAGCTTGTGTCGACTCTTCTGACAATCCTGTCACTTCCCACCTCTCAAAGCCGTCAATCAACCGAGGGGGGGAAAAATCAAGTCGGCGACCGCCAACTAACCATAAATGCGCCAGAGccgaaatacaaattaaattaagcgaCGAGACAAAAGGCAGACTTGCAGCAATTTACAGAGAAACTGCCAACCAATCAAATTGCCATAAAACCGGGGGCAGCCCGAAAAAAGGGGGGGCACAATTCCCAGATTGACAATTGCGGTGGCGGTAGCGGTGGCTTCGACTCCGGCTCTGGCCTGAGTAAATAATTTCGTCTTGGCCATAAAAAGGCTGTTTTTCAGTGGAGTAGGCCTGTCAATTGCCGGGAGATTGATGCCCCTGGATAATAGCGACGCGAACAATTTGCAGACGACAACACGCCGCAAAGCCGGGGAGACAAACTTGGAGCTCCTTGGCCTTTTTTTTGCCGGCCAGGAGGAAAAAAACCAGAGACAGATGGAGACGCGACATCATCTCCAACGGTGGTCTGCGTCGACAACTGAATGACAACTCTTTAGGCCGTCCGCGCTAACGGGATCCGCGGCTGAGCAAGTTATTTGCCCAAAAATGGCCAGGAACACTCGAAGTGTTGACGTGGCTCGGACGGGTGACAAAGGCGCATGCGTGACACCCCCAGGAGATGGATTAATGCAGCGGGGATGGGGGAGATTGGGGGCTATGGATGGCTTGTGGTTGCGTACAGCGCGGCATGGCGAAACCTCTCTATCCCATATGGTAAACCATGCGGGGACAAATCCTGCCCAGCTGTCCCAGCTCAATTAGCTATCAAGATGATCGCGACTTTGACTCCGCGAAATGGGAATTGTTCTTGGCCAacagctggctggctggctggctgggaTGGACGGGCCTAGACCAAGACAAAGGCCCCATTGTCTCGGCCCGCCGGCAGGATGCAATAAAATGCAGGTGCATATCCCACATCCATCTCCAGATACTGCTTTGAATTCAACTTCATCTGCGGCTGCACTTGGAGAAATGTTTTGAattaattcttatttcatttatattttaattattattttattttaaaaatttaaattagttttatgttttaagGGTAAACAtgcttaataatttaaagataTCAGCATTATGCTATTTTACAAGCATATATAAGAACCTTTGgtaagaataaaaaatagttatacATTTTAAGGATATATAAGTATAAAGGTCTTAAAAAACTAGATAAACTATAATATCTTTAATGGAAAAAAGTAATCATGTGTACCTTATAAAAACGCTATTGCTTTGACAttttataatcattttttacatattaatacaaaatacagAAAGTTAGGAATGaattatgatattttatattaattaattggaAATGGATGGCTAAGTAAAATTGTGCTACtattccatttaatttttttactttttctttgtttattttcacgTATTTCCCCaatgattatatatatttatgggaTCACCAGTAGTTTCAGTGCATGTCCTTTCCCAACTGCATCCTCGTTCTGTTCTCGCCGCGTTCTCACCATGTTGCCAAGTCATTAACTTGAGCCTGTTTCTGGCTTTTGTAGCATGTTTGTGATTACACGAGCGGGGGACGTGCATGGACGTGGCAAGGGGGTCGGAAGTGGGGTGAAGGGGTCTTGCGAGCAGGGACTGTAACAAAGGCGGCCAGGACATGGACATgtcgctgctgttgttgcgcCTTGAGCGTTTGGGCCATTTGAAAATTGCAGCAGGGTTGCAAGCAACCACTTCGAGGCAGGTTCCTCACCCCAAACCCCAACCCCAACCCCAACCGCTCCCATCATTTTCAGCCCCTCCCCGCCTTTTTTTGCCAGCGCCATTGTCTcgccgagtgtgtgtgagtgtgtgtatCTTGCTCATGTGCGAATTTTTTATGGCTCGAAGAAAACAACCCCCAAGTGGCAGACACGCTGGTGTGCGTGTGGCAATGTCAACTGGGGCGTCTACAAGCTGCTAAGTGCACTTGCCCAGCGTTTCCTTGGCCCCTCCCTTCCCCTCCCCAACCCACCTCAGCCCACCCCCCTTTGGCACACACATGTGTCACAGTCGCAGGCCTTCTGCTCCTAGCCATGAATACATAATGCCCTGCACTTGAGGCGGACTCTTTTCTTGTTGCCTCCTTTTTGCGACAAAGGCGAGCGGCTAATTCAGATGCCAGATTCGCTCGGCTCCAAGGGTCCGTCAGATAAATGCATTCTCTAAATTTTGCAAAAAGGATACACCCGCCGCCCGCCGCCCTGCTCCACCACGTGAACAAATGGAAACCCCTTCCCAAGGACCTTTTTGTGTTTCGTTCCTTCCGCTGCCAGTCGGCCGGAAAGTAATTAAAATCTGCGCTTAAGTGCAGCTCTTCAAAATGCTGctgcgaaacaaaaaaatatgaaattgaGTTGCTGAAAAGTGAAACAAAAAGGATTCGAATGAGGTCCTTAAAACGGGCAGGAATCTAACTTCAGAAAAGTCGTCGCTTTAcgaataatataaaaagtatctaACGAACGACATCTGGCGTCTGGTAAACAAAGTATcaaataaatcttttaaaagaGAAGATGAAAAGGTCCTAGTAATAATTTGCATATCCTTGAACAGCGGACCAGCGCCCTCTATTGGCAGGATAAACTGTTCCCATCCCTTTAGCAGGGACACATTTCAAGTGGGAATGGTTTTCAGAGAGGGGAAAAACATAGAAACAACTCAAAGGGGTGGAAAACATAGCACAACATCGCAAAAGAAACGTGGAATTAAATACACTCAAACTCAAACTCTATTTCCAACTCATACTCAAAGTCACCCCAACTCAAAATTACCCCTTCAATTAAAACACTCAAAGTCAAAAAAGAAGCTAAACTCAAAGTCGTAACGTTGAGCTAAAAAACGTATATGTATAAATGTGGGTATGGGATTTCCACTTCTGGCAGCTGTGCTAATTAATCGAAGCTAGTAATTAAacagaaaaaggaaaaaaatattaatgctGGACTAGAAAAAGGCACACATCtcaaagtaaatatttaaatgctttaTCATGTCCAATCCATGAATTTcatgcttatttatttattttcatcaaattaaaaatgttacttatttatgttaatataataatattattttactatatCAACAAGCTTTTAATGTATGTTGTTTGTAACTTAAATAGGAAGTAGTAACAATAtgtttttctataaaaaataagcaaactTTGCAGTGAGACAGCCGACAGATTCTTTGCCATTTCCCCCATATTATTGAATCCCGAAACTTTACAGGGATCATGGCAACGTAAGCGATGAAGAATGCTAAGAGTTTTCAATATGATGCAAACATTTTCTACATTTCCCAAACTTTTTCTTGCCACACGCAGCTGACGGGACAAAGTTTCTTCGATGGCAAGCGGCGAAAAAAATCCTGGAGAGATTCTCCATCATCATCTGAAACATCATTGTTCGCTCCGGGCACAAGTTCAATTCTCAAATGCAAACTGCAAATGAGCAAAAAATTGTCAGACCAGCGGGCTGGGCGGGGGAAAACTgtgaaaattgaaatgaaaattaccCATTGTGGCATCGGCAGCGTTTCAATTTGAGCTGCCATTTTGCACGTGCCCGGAGAAGGCTTCCTCCTGACCACCCGGCACCCCTGACCCTCATTCCCTCTAATGGTCCATGGCTGGTTGAGTTTCCACCATTTTCCCACCCACATTATCCCACCCATAATCTTGGCAAAATGCCTGGGAGCCTTGCATTTTATTCATGGCCTCCGTCCACGTCCGACTTTATTAGTTATTTTCCGCTCAATTTGTGCTCCTGGGGAGGCAGGATaacaagaaaaattattttcatttcattcaaCACATTCATTATGGTCCAGAGTGGAGCAGTGCTTGTCCAATGCCACACCTTTCTGGGCTTTTGTTAAAGAGGCAGGCGGGAAAAAATCTActtgatttatatttatatgtataaatgATTTGTCAggcatataaaaataaaatgtatacaaattgaaaaaatactCTTTATCATTAgcattaaattgaaaatttcatACAGTATTCTATAGGTATTTCCTCAGTGCATCGCGTAATTATCGCAGGTGGCAAGATGGAGACATCTTTTTTTGCAATTCTCGTTGATTAGCGCCCGGCGAAGGTCGAGTCCTGTTTCAACAGTCCCCTGATTTCCTCCTCTTGAGAACCTTTTCAGCTGGTTCCACAGAGTGAGAAAAGTTCACAGCTAATTACATTGGTTAGTTAAAAGTTTAGGCACAATTATCAACACTTTTCAAGGCGCGACATGATGGGGCACAAAAAACTTGTCAGACACGCCCACAGCCGCCCACTATATAAGACCAACGCGAAGGACTGACCACAAACAGTTCCTGTTCGAAATTTCTCGGTaaagttaacaaaaaaaaaacttaaaatggAAAAGCCAGAGGAAAACTCAGCCAGGACCTTTATGGAGTTGATGCGAGTGCCAGTGCAGTTTTACCGGAGCATTGGCGAGGATATCTACGCCCATCGCTCCATCAATCCATTGAAATCCCTACTGCTCAAAATCTACCTATATGCAGGATTTATCAACTTCAATCTGCTGGTCATCGGAGAACTGGTGTTTTTCTACAACTCAATTCAGGACTTTGAGACCATCCGTTTGGCCATTGCTGTGGCTCCCTGTATTGGATTTTCCCTGGTGGCTGATTTCAAGCAATTCGCCATGGTGAAAGGCAAGAAAACGTTGATTATGCTGCTCGATGACCTGGAGGAAATGCATCCAAAAAGCTTGAAGAAGCAGAAGGCATATAGACTACCAGACTTTGAGAAGACCATGAAGCGTGTGATCAATATTTTCACCTTTCTCTGCCTGGCGTATACGACTACTTTCTCCTTTTATCCGGCTATTAAGGCCTctgtgaaatttaattttctgggCTATGAGACCTTTGATAGGAATTTCGGTTTCCTCATCTGGTTTCCCTTCGATGCCACGAGCAGTAACTTGGTTTACTGGATCATGTACTGGGACATAGCTCATGGGGCCTATCTAGCGGGTATTGCTTTTCTCTGCGCCGATCTCTTGCTCGTCGTCGTCATTACCCAGATTTGCATGCACTTTAACTATATATCTATGCGGCTGGAGGAGCATCCCTGTAAGCCTGAAGAAGACACAGAAAATAAAGAGTTCCTCATTGGCATCATCAGATATCATGACAAGTGCCTCaagtaaaatatacatttgtcATTTGGACTATAATtctttacatatttttcttCAGGCTCTGCGAACATGTCAACGATCTATATAGCTTCTCTCTTCTGCTAAATTTCCTGATGGCCTCTATGCAAATATGCTTCATTGCCTTTCAGGTCACCGAATCCACTGTGGAGGTCATCATTATTTACTGCATTTTCCTGATGACCTCAATGGTGCAGGTCTTTATGGTGTGCTACTATGGAGAC
This window of the Drosophila biarmipes strain raj3 chromosome 3L, RU_DBia_V1.1, whole genome shotgun sequence genome carries:
- the LOC108034713 gene encoding odorant receptor 67c, with the protein product MEKPEENSARTFMELMRVPVQFYRSIGEDIYAHRSINPLKSLLLKIYLYAGFINFNLLVIGELVFFYNSIQDFETIRLAIAVAPCIGFSLVADFKQFAMVKGKKTLIMLLDDLEEMHPKSLKKQKAYRLPDFEKTMKRVINIFTFLCLAYTTTFSFYPAIKASVKFNFLGYETFDRNFGFLIWFPFDATSSNLVYWIMYWDIAHGAYLAGIAFLCADLLLVVVITQICMHFNYISMRLEEHPCKPEEDTENKEFLIGIIRYHDKCLKLCEHVNDLYSFSLLLNFLMASMQICFIAFQVTESTVEVIIIYCIFLMTSMVQVFMVCYYGDSLIAASLRVGDAAYNQKWFQCSKTYCSMLKLLIMRSQKPASIRPPTFPPISLVTYMKVISMSYQFFALLRTTYSDN